A genomic segment from Lasioglossum baleicum chromosome 5, iyLasBale1, whole genome shotgun sequence encodes:
- the LOC143208907 gene encoding segmentation polarity homeobox protein engrailed translates to MSVALVTMDSAYGLRLGLSTHHHHHHHHPHRVRSPESHVVPHEEQPQDRKEDIETPLRFSVVNILRPEFGREAIRNTKTPKQTSLTTGHPTTIPVPIPRHSPLSLPRDLSLSSSRLSPSRPQPASFSVHRDRDLFSSHCGLTSPLQRTNGLSRSGSLESLASSRSSVTGSSVTGAPSLGSTSSTISGDSLSGDTNNNSIANNSGSQQSTLNGQSNWPAWVYCTRYSDRPSSGPRTRRVKRSQSAGKSSSPEEKRPRTAFSAEQLARLKREFAENRYLTERRRQQLSRDLGLNEAQIKIWFQNKRAKIKKASGQKNPLALQLMAQGLYNHSTVPVDEDGEEIMTGSNQSH, encoded by the exons atgAGCGTAGCCTTGGTGACCATGGACTCCGCGTACGGTCTGCGCCTAGGTCTCAGCACTCACCACCATCACCACCACCATCATCCTCACAGGGTACGCTCTCCTGAGAGCCACGTGGTGCCCCATGAAGAGCAGCCGCAGGACCGCAAAGAGGACATCGAGACACCTCTCAGGTTCAGCGTGGTGAACATCCTGAGACCCGAGTTCGGACGCGAGGCAATCCGCAACACGAAGACGCCGAAGCAGACCAGCCTGACCACCGGACACCCGACTACCATCCCGGTCCCAATCCCACGGCACAGTCCCCTTTCTCTGCCGCGGGACCTCAGCCTGTCCTCGAGCAGACTGTCGCCTTCCAGGCCCCAACCGGCCAGTTTTTCGGTACACCGGGACAGGGACTTGTTTTCTTCGCATTGCGGACTAACTTCGCCACTGCAGAGGACCAATGGCCTCAGCAGGAGCGGCAGTCTAGAGAGTCTAGCCAGCAGCAGGAGCTCCGTCACCGGAAGCTCCGTCACGGGAGCACCGTCGCTGGGATCCACGTCCTCCACTATCAGCGGAGACTCGCTCAGTGGGGACACCAACAACAACAGCATTGCCAACAACTCGGGCTCGCAGCAGAGCACTCTCAATGGGCAGAGTAATTGGCCGGCGTGGGTCTACTGCACCAGATACTCCGACAGACCCTCTTCCG GGCCACGTACGAGGAGGGTGAAACGTTCGCAGAGCGCCGGGAAATCCAGCTCGCCGGAAGAGAAGAGACCTAGGACAGCGTTCAGCGCGGAACAATTGGCGAGGCTGAAGCGGGAATTCGCGGAGAATCGATATCTCACGGAAAGAAGGCGGCAGCAGCTGTCGAGGGACCTGGGTCTGAACGAGGCGCAGATCAAGATCTGGTTCCAGAACAAGAGGGCGAAAATCAAGAAAGCCAGCGGACAGAAGAACCCTCTGGCGCTTCAGCTGATGGCCCAGGGACTTTATAATCACTCCACCGTGCCCGTTGACGAGGACGGCGAGGAAATCATGACTGGCAGTAATCAGTCCCACTAA